Part of the Zygotorulaspora mrakii chromosome 2, complete sequence genome, AGTGTTGAAATCAATCGAAAGTGGTGTCTTTTCACCAGAAAATCCAAACGAGTTCAAACCATTGATAGACAGTATTAAGAGCCATGGTGATTATTACTTGGTAAGTGATGATTTTGAGTCTTATGTGGCTACTCAGGAGTTGGTCGACGAGGTCTACCACACTCAGAAAAATGATTGGATCAAGAAGAGTATCTTGAGTGTTGCAAACATCGGTTTCTTTAGCAGTGATCGTTGTATTGAAGAGTATTCTGAGACCATTTGGAATGTCGAACCGGTGAAACCTGAGACCTAAGGAGTCATCTTCTCCTTTACTCACTTCGCCCCTCGTCTTTCTTAGACATTTTCCCGAGAAACGTTACTTTTATATATGCCTCTActtttattattactattattCCTGGTATCTAGCTATTCAACTCGAATGAAATCGGTATTATGATTTCCGGGTTTTCTTTTCCgggttttcttttccttgtTTTACTCGGTCGGAAGGAAACTGCATATTGTGCAGCTTTTTGTCCTCCGGAGGTCCTGGCACTTTTTATGACTGTACCGGTGATTGAAGTCCAGGCTAAAAAGCTCAAGCACTAAAACCAAGAGCAACAGGAAATAAAGGAAAACAAGGCGTTACGAAGTTCGATGACAGGTGGGGTTCCAGAAGATGGAGATCTTAAGGAATGATGAAAGAGGGGAATTGGCAAGAGGGGAATTGTAAAGAGGGGCTGAGTCCACCTAGGACTGGAGCCAAGATGGGATATATAAGACGAAAGAGTGCGGTCGACAAGTGGCAGTGACGGATCCTCAAAAAAGCAGCAAGTGATCCTTGGGATTATTAAAATGGTAGAAGTCAGAACGGAGTCAGGGCCTAGACTGGCTGCGACAGAAGCAGCAGAAACGGCAGCAGGAGGAGGATCAGGAATCGGGACAACTGAAAATGATTCAATCAGTTTTGCATCAGTTTCCGCGTTGGAGCGGCAGTCAACGGAGATTTCTTGCAATGGAGAGTTAAAAAATGCCGAAACGAGTGATAATTCGAAGAGTCAAAGGAAACTGCAGCATCATCTTTCCAGAGAAGAAATTAAAGATTATTTCAGGACACGATTTACGACACTTTTCCCCACTAGGAAAAGCCTAAAACAGGCAAGAGAACAGTATCCGTTGAATCCGTTCCCGGCGTTGAGACTAATGACATGGCAGCAGACCCAATTTTTCTTAGTTGGTCTTCTTGCTTGGACTTGGGATGcacttgattttttctctgtCTCCCTTAATATGGCTGCTATCGCAGatgatttgaattcaacGGTAAAGGACATTTCACACGCTATTACTTTGGTTCTGTTATTGCGTGTCGTTGGTGCTATTATATTTGGATACGCAGGTGATAAATTTGGGAGAAAATATCCGTACTGTGTTACAATGGTTTTGATTATCATAGTTCAACTGGCACAGGGATTTGTAAAGAGCTATAGTGCATTTTTGGGCGTAAGAGCTATATTCGGCATAATAATGGGATCGATATACGGTGTCGCAAGTGCAACGGCGTTAGAAAATGCTCCTGTAGAGGCAAGATCTATTTTATCCGGTATCTTTCAGCAAGGATATGCGCTTGGATATCTATTGGGTGTTGTATTTGTCAGAGCTATTGTGGATAATTCTTCCCACGGTTGGAGAGCGTTATTTTGGTTTAGCGCTGGTCCACCGGTTCTATTTATCATCTGGAGATTGCTATTACCAGAGTCACCAACCTACGTTAGATTGAAGGAAGAGCAAAAGAGATCAGCAATAAGAACGAACAATGgcaaatcaattttttggagaaatGCTCGTGCAGTATTGAAATATTACTGGATCACTATGGTTTACTTGGTTATATTAATGGCGAtgtttaatttttcatctcatGGTACACAGGATTTATTCCCCACAATGTTGACGAGACAATATGATTATTCCGAAGATGCTTCAACTGTTACAAATTCTGTTGCGAATTTAGGAGCAATAGCTGGTGGAATAATTGTTGCACATAGTTCAGCATTTATTGGCCGTAGATTTGCGATTATGGTTTGTATCATAATTGCTGGCGCGCTTTTGTATCCGTGGGGCTTCGTATCAGATAAGAGTGGTCTCAATGCGTCCGTTTTTTTCTTACAGTTTTGTATACAAGGTTTGTGGGGTTGTTGTCCAATTTATCTAATGGAAATGTGTCCAATGGAATTTAGGACATTCTTAACAGGTGTAGCCTACCAAATGGGTAATATGATTAGTAGTGCCTCTTCCACTATAGAAGCTACTATCGgagaaaaatttccagTTGAAGGTAAACCCGAAGGGGTCTATGATTATGGAAAAGTTATGGCAATATTTATGGGTTGTGTACTTGCTGTTTTCCTCGTGGTTATCATCTTGGGTCCTGAAAATAAAGGTGGTGAAGTCATTCttaatgatgatattgTTTCTTCTAGAGGTTCATTGGAACGTGTGCGCTCGGAGGATTTAGAAGCCAACAATCAACTAGATGTAGAGGAGATAAAGCCTCATAGTACCCATAAAGAATGAAAGATAATGGTCGGCACATATTTATAATTCATAAGAATGTAATATCTTTGACATTGCGGACCATGCTATGGTCATTAGTAACCAAATATAATAGTTAAAAATGTGAATGATTTCCccaacttttttcttacGTATTCGAAATATAATAAACTAAACATGTAATCATAAGccaaattcttcttttagaGCTATACTCAATCTTTTTAGGCCCTCAGTCAATTTTTCTGGTGATACAGCAGCATATGTACCTCTGAAGAAAATCTCATTTCGGTTTCCTgtcatttttgattctaCCGGTTGAGGTGGTACAGTTTCACCTTCAGTTTTGAACCAGCTACCAGGAACAACCAAAACACCTGAACTTATAACTTTTTCGTAGATAGCATGTTCCACTTGAGCGGGATCGGAATCATATTTTGCCTTGAATTCAGGATGTGCGGATGCATCAATGTCAACCGTAAAGAACATACCGGCAATTGGTGGATTAACGACAAATGCATCAGTTTTTGGTAAGTATTTGTGTAGAGCGTCAATAGCATTATCACGTTTCAAAGTGTATTCATGACGCAAACCTAATAACCAGTCCAAATATCCATCTTGGCCCCAACTATTCAAAGTTCCAGCAACCAAAGCTTGAGTAAAACCACTGGCGGCTTGAATAGTCATTTCATGCAAGTAAACGTAGCTTTGTAAAATGCTCTTTGAGGCAGTTATCCAGCCTAACCTAGTGGCTGGAGCTAAAACTTTTGAGAAGGAGTCCAATCTAATAACACGACCTTCGGTATCAATACTCAAGAATGTCTTGGCCAACGATTTCAGAAATTCCTCGTGC contains:
- the JEN1 gene encoding monocarboxylate/H+ symporter, producing MVEVRTESGPRLAATEAAETAAGGGSGIGTTENDSISFASVSALERQSTEISCNGELKNAETSDNSKSQRKLQHHLSREEIKDYFRTRFTTLFPTRKSLKQAREQYPLNPFPALRLMTWQQTQFFLVGLLAWTWDALDFFSVSLNMAAIADDLNSTVKDISHAITLVLLLRVVGAIIFGYAGDKFGRKYPYCVTMVLIIIVQLAQGFVKSYSAFLGVRAIFGIIMGSIYGVASATALENAPVEARSILSGIFQQGYALGYLLGVVFVRAIVDNSSHGWRALFWFSAGPPVLFIIWRLLLPESPTYVRLKEEQKRSAIRTNNGKSIFWRNARAVLKYYWITMVYLVILMAMFNFSSHGTQDLFPTMLTRQYDYSEDASTVTNSVANLGAIAGGIIVAHSSAFIGRRFAIMVCIIIAGALLYPWGFVSDKSGLNASVFFLQFCIQGLWGCCPIYLMEMCPMEFRTFLTGVAYQMGNMISSASSTIEATIGEKFPVEGKPEGVYDYGKVMAIFMGCVLAVFLVVIILGPENKGGEVILNDDIVSSRGSLERVRSEDLEANNQLDVEEIKPHSTHKE